A section of the Oryza sativa Japonica Group chromosome 1, ASM3414082v1 genome encodes:
- the LOC107276129 gene encoding UPF0481 protein At3g47200 has translation MEEHKWRYLRDFLSRGLVNETADHRMRRYTDMIRRLEPEVRECYFESTDLDSTEFVAMLLLDASFIIEFFVKWFSGEDDPLFSVSWSLPLLLNDMLMLENQIPFFVIERLYDISTFDPDRPEDAQPKPSLIGIITDYLRGIEDAEVRHDRENVHHMLHLYHCCFVQPLELPRNANEEGGNANNIGNPFLFLPKMIPCATQLREFGVHIKKNKHARSMFDISFRNGTLEIPRVAIEEMTRSRYMNLIAFEQCHDNGKYLTSYAVFMAYLINTAQDAILLQRYDVIDNKLANEEEAAKFFSQLHACSYINYDEHYLAPVFRDINTYCRRWWPKRRARLCHDYFASPWAVISFLAALIFMGFSIFKIVVMILSVFFHFHERK, from the coding sequence ATGGAAGAGCACAAATGGCGCTACTTGAGAGATTTCCTCTCCCGGGGATTGGTGAACGAAACTGCCGATCATCGTATGAGGAGGTACACGGACATGATAAGGAGATTGGAGCCTGAAGTTCGTGAGTGCTACTTTGAGAGCACTGACCTGGACTCGACCGAGTTCGTGGCAATGCTTCTTCTCGATGCATCTTTCATCATCGAGTTCTTCGTGAAATGGTTTAGCGGCGAGGACGACCCACTGTTTTCGGTCAGCTGGAGCTTGCCTCTCCTCTTGAATGACATGCTGATGCTCGAGAACCAAATACCTTTCTTCGTGATAGAAAGATTGTATGATATCTCTACATTTGATCCAGATCGTCCAGAAGACGCTCAACCAAAGCCTTCTCTCATTGGGATCATCACGGATTACTTACGAGGGATTGAAGATGCAGAAGTGCGGCACGACCGAGAAAATGTGCATCACATGCTCCATCTCTATCACTGTTGCTTTGTTCAGCCACTCGAACTGCCAAGAAATGCAAACGAAGAAGGTGGAAATGCGAATAATATTGGTAATCCCTTCCTGTTCTTGCCCAAGATGATCCCATGCGCAACACAGCTCCGCGAATTTGGTGTTCACATAAAAAAGAACAAGCATGCAAGGAGCATGTTTGATATCTCCTTCCGGAACGGCACACTCGAAATCCCTCGCGTCGCCATTGAGGAGATGACAAGGTCCAGGTACATGAATCTCATTGCATTCGAGCAGTGCCATGACAACGGCAAGTATCTGACCAGCTATGCGGTCTTCATGGCTTACCTCATCAACACTGCTCAAGATGCTATCCTCCTGCAGCGCTACGATGTCATCGACAACAAGCTAGCAAatgaggaggaggccgccaagTTCTTCAGCCAGCTTCATGCCTGTTCCTACATTAACTATGACGAGCATTACCTGGCCCCTGTGTTCAGAGACATCAATACATATTGCCGGCGATGGTGGCCCAAGCGGAGAGCCAGGCTATGCCACGACTACTTCGCCAGCCCATGGGCAGTTATCTCGTTCTTGGCAGCACTGATCTTTATGGGCTTCTCAATCTTTAAGATAGTCGTCATGATTTTGAGTGTCTTCTTTCATTTCCACGAAAGAAAGTGA